The Fibrobacter sp. UBA4297 genome includes a window with the following:
- a CDS encoding FtsB family cell division protein, whose protein sequence is MFHVMFGKNSIPEQRRIAREIELYQKQIDSLSKVIEQRNELIQKLKTDSLYKEEILRTRYGMSREGEKVFQLVK, encoded by the coding sequence GTGTTTCACGTGATGTTCGGCAAGAACAGCATCCCGGAACAGCGCAGAATTGCAAGAGAAATCGAGCTTTATCAAAAGCAGATAGATTCACTTAGTAAAGTCATCGAGCAGCGAAACGAGCTCATCCAAAAGCTAAAGACCGATTCCCTCTACAAAGAAGAAATTCTGCGTACCCGCTACGGCATGAGCCGCGAAGGTGAGAAAGTGTTTCAGTTGGTGAAATGA
- a CDS encoding DNA-processing protein DprA produces METTTFNESYRKLLPQNYPQALRASKYSPKQLFCKGSLPSNDKIGIAMVGTRRPSANAEELCRRLVGSLKPTNAVVISGLAQGIDSFCHRAALDAGIPTIAVLAQGLDAKIEGERNTLAKRIIDAGGALLSEYEGDTPAYKGNFIARNRIISGLSQSTLVVQSRKKGGALLTAQFCLDEGKPLLACPGNFDCELYSGTNALLDSGHAKAVFIPESLRAVAGIPCLEGAKIEQLSTYGVQLSDGAQKVFDRFNGFRKTFSELQEDFDFKAPELLAILTELEISGLVSSKDNFQFYFNGA; encoded by the coding sequence ATGGAAACGACAACATTTAACGAATCCTATCGCAAACTCCTACCCCAAAATTACCCACAAGCCTTGCGTGCATCCAAGTATAGTCCCAAGCAACTCTTTTGCAAAGGCTCTCTCCCCTCCAACGACAAAATCGGCATCGCCATGGTCGGCACGCGACGCCCATCCGCCAACGCCGAAGAACTCTGCAGGCGACTCGTCGGTTCGCTCAAACCCACAAACGCCGTGGTCATTTCGGGGCTTGCACAGGGCATAGACAGCTTTTGCCACCGCGCAGCCCTCGATGCAGGCATACCCACAATAGCCGTCTTAGCGCAAGGGCTAGACGCCAAAATCGAAGGGGAACGCAACACCCTCGCCAAACGGATTATCGACGCAGGAGGCGCCCTATTGAGCGAATACGAAGGCGACACGCCAGCCTACAAGGGGAACTTCATCGCACGGAACCGCATCATCAGCGGGCTCAGCCAATCGACGCTCGTGGTCCAGAGCCGTAAAAAAGGAGGCGCCCTACTCACCGCGCAATTCTGCCTAGACGAAGGGAAACCTCTCCTCGCCTGCCCCGGGAACTTCGACTGCGAACTCTACAGCGGCACGAACGCGCTCCTCGACAGCGGGCACGCCAAAGCCGTCTTCATTCCCGAAAGTCTACGGGCAGTCGCCGGAATTCCATGCCTCGAAGGGGCAAAAATCGAGCAATTGAGCACATACGGGGTACAACTGTCGGACGGGGCTCAAAAAGTCTTTGACCGGTTTAACGGATTCCGCAAAACATTTTCGGAACTTCAAGAAGATTTCGACTTTAAGGCGCCAGAACTTTTAGCTATATTGACGGAGCTAGAAATATCTGGTCTAGTCTCGTCAAAGGACAACTTCCAATTCTATTTTAACGGAGCATAA
- the mazG gene encoding nucleoside triphosphate pyrophosphohydrolase, with protein MKYTFKDLVDIMARLRSENGCPWDRKQTTHSLLPYLVEESCEFIDAAQDGDKEHMCEELGDVLFQVIFHSQVMKEQGDFTIDDVIQGLCEKMVRRHPHVFGDAKVDTADDVSRRWERIKAQEKNNLKHAGESIMDKVSKSMPTLARSQDIIRRVAKVGFDWGEAAPVFDKAQEEFAEFRAEMEKISPENANVDRLEDEFGDIMFSLVNVARHCGFNANIALQRANNKFEKRFREVERRVKEQGKEIKDVGLEGLQKLWKEAKLRA; from the coding sequence ATGAAGTACACGTTTAAAGATCTCGTTGATATTATGGCTCGTCTGCGTTCGGAAAATGGCTGCCCGTGGGACCGCAAGCAGACCACGCATTCGCTGTTGCCGTATCTAGTTGAAGAAAGCTGTGAGTTTATCGATGCTGCGCAAGATGGCGACAAGGAGCACATGTGCGAGGAACTCGGCGATGTGCTGTTCCAGGTAATTTTCCATTCGCAAGTGATGAAGGAGCAGGGTGACTTTACAATAGATGACGTGATTCAGGGCTTGTGCGAAAAGATGGTGCGCAGGCATCCGCACGTGTTCGGCGATGCTAAGGTCGATACGGCCGATGATGTGAGCCGCCGCTGGGAACGCATCAAGGCGCAAGAGAAAAACAACTTAAAGCATGCCGGTGAATCCATTATGGATAAAGTTAGCAAGAGCATGCCGACACTTGCGCGCTCGCAAGATATTATCCGCCGTGTGGCAAAAGTCGGTTTTGACTGGGGTGAGGCTGCTCCCGTGTTCGACAAGGCTCAGGAGGAATTTGCTGAATTCCGCGCCGAGATGGAAAAGATTTCTCCCGAAAATGCAAACGTGGACCGCCTGGAAGATGAATTCGGCGATATCATGTTCAGTCTCGTGAATGTGGCTCGCCATTGCGGTTTCAACGCCAACATCGCACTGCAACGCGCGAACAACAAGTTCGAAAAGCGCTTCCGCGAAGTGGAACGCCGCGTTAAAGAACAAGGCAAGGAAATTAAGGATGTTGGCTTAGAAGGCTTGCAAAAGCTGTGGAAAGAAGCGAAGTTGAGAGCTTAG